A genomic stretch from Raphanus sativus cultivar WK10039 unplaced genomic scaffold, ASM80110v3 Scaffold4643, whole genome shotgun sequence includes:
- the LOC108835795 gene encoding pentatricopeptide repeat-containing protein At4g18520, chloroplastic, whose amino-acid sequence MFSLTLIQPHLRIPEIPATQTLKSSTLSPITDSRPKRDEQRNRTSSGFRLFSKKKSTFDVGFSDNFGLELPGENLSYDSSRVDYALLAEWLQSSNGMRLIKRIHAMALKCFDDQVIYFGNNLISSCVRLGDLVYARKVFDSMPERNTVTWTAMIDGYLKYGLEDEAFSLFEDYVKHGIRYTNGRMFVCLLNLCSRRPEFELGRQVHGSMVKVRVENLIVESSLVYFYAQCGELTSALRAFDMMEEKDVISWTAVISACSRKGHGKKAIVMFIGMLDHGFLPNEFTVCSILKACSEEKALRFGRQVHSLVVKKMIKKDVFVGTSLMDMYAKCGEISDCRKVFDGMSNRNTVTWTSIIAAHAREGFGEDAISLFRVMKRRHLIANNLTVVSILRACGSVGALLLGKEIHAQIIKNSIEKNVYIGSTLVWLYCKCGESRDAFNVLQQLPSRDVVSWTAMISGCSSLGHEAEALDFLKEMIQDGVEPNPFTYSSALKACANSEALLIGRSIHSIAEKNHALSNVFVGSALIHMYAKCGFVSEAFRVFDSMPEKNLVSWKAMIMGYARNGFCREALKLMYRMEAEGFEVDDYIFATILSTCGDIELDEAETPATCYLETS is encoded by the coding sequence ATGTTCTCGTTAACGTTGATTCAACCCCATCTCCGGATTCCAGAGATTCCGGCGACACAAACCCTAAAGTCGTCGACTTTATCTCCCATTACCGATTCAAGACCGAAGCGAGATGAACAGAGGAACCGAACATCATCTGGGTTTCGTCTCTTTTCCAAAAAGAAATCAACTTTCGATGTGGGTTTCAGCGATAACTTCGGTTTAGAGCTTCCCGGAGAGAATCTGAGCTACGATTCCTCCCGAGTGGATTACGCTCTGCTCGCGGAGTGGCTACAGTCTTCAAACGGGATGCGACTGATCAAACGGATCCACGCGATGGCCTTGAAGTGTTTCGACGACCAAGTGATATACTTCGGTAACAATTTGATCAGTTCCTGCGTGAGGCTCGGTGATTTGGTCTACGCACGTAAAGTGTTCGACAGTATGCCTGAGAGAAACACTGTTACTTGGACCGCGATGATTGATGGGTATTTGAAGTACGGTCTCGAAGATGAGGCTTTCTCGCTGTTTGAGGATTACGTGAAGCATGGGATTCGGTACACGAACGGGAggatgtttgtgtgtttgttgaATCTGTGTAGTAGGAGACCGGAGTTTGAGCTAGGGAGGCAGGTTCATGGTAGTATGGTGAAAGTTAGAGTGGAGAATCTCATTGTTGAGAGTTCTCTTGTTTACTTCTACGCGCAGTGCGGTGAGCTGACGAGTGCGTTACGAGCGTTTGATATGATGGAGGAGAAGGATGTGATATCTTGGACGgctgttatatctgcttgttCGAGAAAAGGGCATGGGAAGAAAGCTATAGTTATGTTTATCGGAATGTTGGATCATGGGTTTTTGCCTAATGAGTTCACGGTGTGTAGTATCTTGAAGGCGTGTAGTGAGGAGAAAGCGTTGAGGTTTGGGAGGCAAGTGCACAGCTTGGTGGTTAAAAAGATGATCAAGAAAGATGTTTTTGTAGGAACTTCGCTGATGGACATGTATGCTAAGTGTGGGGAGATTTCGGATTGCAGGAAAGTGTTCGATGGAATGAGCAATAGAAACACGGTCACGTGGACTTCGATAATCGCTGCACATGCTCGGGAAGGTTTTGGTGAGGACGCTATAAGCCTCTTTAGGGTGATGAAGAGAAGGCATTTGATAGCTAACAATCTGACAGTGGTAAGCATCCTTAGAGCTTGTGGATCTGTTGGGGCTTTACTGTTGGGGAAGGAGATTCATGCTCAGATCATCAAGAACTCGATCGAAAAGAATGTCTATATAGGAAGTACTTTGGTTTGGCTGTACTGTAAATGCGGAGAGTCTCGTGATGCTTTCAATGTTCTGCAGCAGCTGCCATCTAGAGATGTGGTTTCATGGACCGCTATGATCTCTGGATGTTCGAGCTTAGGACACGAAGCAGAAGCGCTGGACTTCTTGAAAGAGATGATTCAGGATGGTGTGGAGCCGAACCCGTTTACGTACTCCTCAGCTTTGAAAGCTTGTGCTAACTCAGAAGCTCTTCTTATCGGCAGATCAATCCATTCCATTGCAGAGAAGAACCATGCTCTGTCGAATGTCTTTGTGGGAAGTGCTTTGATTCATATGTATGCAAAATGTGGGTTTGTCTCTGAAGCTTTTAGGGTATTCGACAGCATGCCCGAGAAGAACTTGGTTTCATGGAAGGCGATGATAATGGGTTATGCGAGGAATGGGTTTTGCAGGGAAGCGTTGAAGCTAATGTAT